DNA sequence from the Megalops cyprinoides isolate fMegCyp1 chromosome 24, fMegCyp1.pri, whole genome shotgun sequence genome:
TACaataaaagacaaagacaatCAAGAAAAAggattcattcaaaaatgttttaaaacatatttttaatgttttttttttcacaggttCAAAAGCATCTTTCACAGTGGAACAAAATGCACGTTTacataatatattacatatctGTAGCTGGAAGAGTGCTAATGATGAATACTTAGAGATTTTGCACAGAGAATATCTTATGTTAATGAGGCCCTGTAGAAGAATGACTACTTTTAGATCATGTTCAAAAGCATATCCAGAGTTCATCATCCCAGCATAAATATCTTACACATAAATATCTTGTGTTGTCTTTATGGGTTTTGgcattgataaaaatgtatacaatcGACTATGAGGCTGTAAATGGAGTGACAGTTGCAAGCACACTGCATAGTACGTGCAGATGGAGATGCAGTAGAGGCTGAACAGTCAGCTGcgttttgattggctgagttGCAGGGCTGAGCCAAAAATCATTGGGTGTGGAGAGGGGTGTGGTGGGGGCATACAAGCACCTCTGTGAGTGGGCATCggttgtgcttttatttttgccaaTCACAAGAAGACAAACACAACGGCAGAGCTAGTGATTTCTTCTATTACATCCCTGGCCATTACAGCAAAGGTCAAAAGTCATTATAAGGGTGACGACTGAATGGGAAACAGCAAGCAGCCAGGTGAGCATCAGACCCACATGGCAGTCATTGTTTACACTGACTCTGTCCTTTATTTTGTACCTGCATCATTACACCATGTCTTTGTGCCTCTGGAAGAAGCTTGTATATTTCCGATCATATACAGATAAAAAGCATTTGACAGGACAGGATCCTAGTTTATTACCTGTGTATTCAAAGTGATGCAGTACACTAACTAGAAATGTTgttctttgtctgttttatcATAACAATGCATTTCCCTCCAGTGTCAATCCACATCCACTTCACAGAAGCAGAATCAATCAGGACACGCCGCAAGGATTCTGTTCTTACTCCCCAACATCACAAGCGCATTCTTCCACATTCCTGGTCTTGTAGTAGCTAGAGAATTATTAATGTTACTTTTAGCCTCCGCCTGTGTAACTGCAAAGCCATTCTTCACGGTCCCTCATCCACTCTGAGAGTGTCTGGCAGAGCGACCATGAAAACCCTGACCCACTCGCATGCTACCAGGACCACTGAGCATGTTTGGCACTGGAGATGAGCGGGTGGATAAGGGTGTGGAGGCATGGCCAGCACCTGCAGAGGGAGTGGCTCAGAAGGGCATCCCACCTTTGATCTGCCGGGCCACCTGCTCCTCTGTGGTCTCCACTGAGTCCTTGTCCCGCTCCTTGTTCCAGTCCTTCAGGCCCTGGGGCAGGGACGTGTCCTCCTCCATGCTTCCCGTCCCCTCCACAAACTCCTCGTAGGTTGACTTCTCCACGAAGGGTCGTGAGCCCAGCAGCTCCACCATGTCGTTCTTGTCCAGAacctccttctccagcagaCGCAGAGCCACCTGTGGGAGAAGAAGCCAAACTGCAGCTTAGCCATTCACACCTTTGAAGCATAGTTcttactgtaaaatgtgatgttttattaTATGTAGCAAGTGCTTAACATAAACAAAAGAGCACTGACATTAAATCTGCAGGAAAAGTAGCTTCATTTAACACAGACTTCTGCATCTCCATTGAGTGTAATGAGAATCTCTGACTGGCTTTACCAGCTAGAGGTGATGCTAGAGATCATGCACATCAGCCCTTGACCAATATGATCATATCTATTACTACTTTTATTCCAGGCTGTGTTGAAGAGATGACAGTGGTGAGTCTGTGGTTGGAGCCTTACCTTCTCCACCTCGGTCTTCCTCTCAGCCAGCAGggcgtgagtgcgtgtgtagGCTGTGCTGATGAGCTCCCGTACCTCCGTGTCAATGAGGCGTGCTGTGGCCTCGCTGTACGGCTTCTCCAGCACCATCTCGCCCTGCCGCGGCAGGTCAAAAGACACCTGGCCAACCTTGTCATTCATCCCAAACTGCACAATCTGTGGATGgatacaggcacacatgcacacataaaacacatacacacacaacatacagtacactacTGAAGTGAGAGCTTTGAATCTGAAGAGTAGGTTTGAGCTGTTGTACCTTAAACGAAAGATGGTATTGTTTTAACTTTAAACCCAAATTCTGAATTTGGTGTGTCCTCCGGCATCTCAgcttcatatttttaatttgacagcATGAAAGCTGCAATACCACTTCTCATATTAAGCTTCATGTAGTCTGctcagaatgaaaaatatgttgacATAATCATCTCTTCTTTTTATATAAACATTAATCACTCAGTTTGCCTTCAgttataagtttttttttttttttacattttaattacaatgtCTGTAGTTGTGTTCCAAAATTCTTAGACTAATTCTATAAGACAGAACTTGCCAAAAAACAGGATTCCCATTTCCAAATGCGGGAGACCCCTCCATACCTGAGCATAGGCGCTTTGCGTCACCTTTCGAAGGTCGTCCTGTGCCCCCGTGGTGATCCTGCCGAAAAAGATCTCCTCAGACACGCGCCCCCCCAGCGTCATGCACATGCGGTCAAGCAGCTGCTCCTTGGTGTACAGGTACTGCTCCTTGGGCAGGTACTGCGCGTATCCCAGCCCCTTTCCCCGCGGGATGATGGACACCTGCAGCAGCCAATTACAGGCAGCAGAAAGGGTGGAGATTCATCACAGACATTGTGTAGGGAATTTTATCCTCCACCACCTCACTCTCTAACAAACcctcataaaaataaaagtgagcATTTTAAAGTCCTGTCATTCTGATGCATAACACAGGTTGTAGGCCTGTCTGATGGGGAGCAGAAACAGTAAGTCTCTGTTGGTTTTTGGGGTGGTGGACATACCTTCAGCAGGGGGTCTGCATGCTCCAGGTACCACCCTGCCACAGCGTGCCCCGCCTCATGGTACGCCACAGTCTTCTTCTCCTCCGGCTGGAGAACCTGGGTCTTCTTCTCTAGACCTAAACAGCCACAAACCATTCCCTTAAACGCACACCTTAAACATTTCAGATTCATACACTACGAGGACACAGCCTGTCCATTCATGAAAGCCTGATGAGGAGGTCTCTCTGATAACTAACTGTTCACCAGGGGGTAGAACCTGTCTTAAAAGTGTCTTAAACATCTGTCTTAAATGCTTGAAGTCCTGAAAAGGCTGTCtcagacatttcaaaaatacTTGCTTGAATCTCCTGAGATCTGTGTTCTAACACTAAACCCTCAGTTCCactaaaatgaaaaggaaagcagGCTGACTTAGTGCTGACCTCCGATCACGCGCTCAATGGCCTGCTCAAAGTGCTTCTGGTTGATGGCATCAGAAAGGTGACGCGCGGCTATAAGTGCGGCTTCATTGCACACATTGGCAATGTCAGCACCTGGAACCGCACAACACAAGTGAGTGACAAACAAGGACAGTATCAGAGAGGACCACCGCAAATGACCAgatgaacagcagcagcactgcccaATGTGTACTGACCGTGTGGCCTTTCACCTTTAACAAGCCAGATTTCATGGACAGAGCTTTAATCATTTGGGACAAAACATTAGGAAGGTATCAGAAAAGGTAATATTACATATGGACCCTCAAATAATGAACCCCTCATAGTGCAGAGAAACTTGCTtgcaaaaaatgaaggaaaaggCACCTGCCTTTGTTATATGACaaacagggaaagtgttttgttgacCTACTTTACTTAACACGTAACAGAATTGCCTGGTGAAAGCTTGAGTACAGAGCCAACTTTTCTATGGGGTGCACTTTCAGATGATACTTAATGAAAACTCAAATATATTCAGTTGAAAAACGCAAAACATGCATGTCAAAACACCTCAGTAAGGTAAACAAGTGATGATTTTCTGAGAAAAGTTCAATGGGCTCTTTAAGGGGATATTTCTATTCAATGAGGTACACATTTGGCTTGGTTTCTGGGTTCCAGGATGGCCTTACCTGAGAAACCTGGAGTCAGGGCAGCCATTTTCCTGGCCAGCACCTCCTTGTCAAGGTCAGACTCCAGTTTCAGGGGTCGAAGGTGAACTTTGAATATGGAAGCCCTGCCCTTGATGTCTGGGGGTCCTTTAAAGTTGGtgtggagcagagaggaaagaggagaaatgaCTCAGTGACAGGAACAGCAACAGAGTCACGATGACAGATCATAAGATCCAATGATTACAAGAGCAGACTGAGTCTGTACCAATGTATATTTGCCTGTCGAAGCGGCCAGGTCTCATGAGTGCAGGGTCGAGGATATCAGGCCTGTTGGTACCTGCCAGCACCACCACGTTGGTAGCAGTGTTGAATCCTAGGACAGAGGAGGACCAGTAGTTTTATCATGTTAGTTCTGATGCTGGTGATATTTCAGTCTATTCATTTTGGGCAAATGAGTTACGACAAAGAGCACAGCTATTAAGTGTACAACTACACATGACTGAAGACACAtcttgttttgaaatatatatgGACTTGCTGGTTATGAGGTTTACTAAAATGAATTCAAGAGAAAGGCAGTTCAGTGAGACAGCAAGACAGAATGAGATACTTgattagcagatgcttttacaaAAAGAGTCAAAAATTCCTGCAAATCTGACCCATTCTGCAACCTATTaacactgactttttttttctggggagaCTGTGGTGAATTACGATGctcaaaaacagcagtgagcagCCCAGGAACTGGTCTCTCTAAGTCCTGTTTATGGTCAACCCTCTGTCTTAATCTCTCACCATCCATCTCCACCAGCAGCTGGTTCAGGGTGTTCTCCTGCTCGCTCTGACCCCCAAAGTTTCCCCGCCCTCGCTTGCGGCCTACCGCGTCAATCTCATCGATGAACAGGATGCAGGGGGCATTTTTACGGGCCAGCACAAACAGGTCACGCACCTAAACACCAAGACAAGCCGAGAGGAGGAAGATTCAAGCCTGCAACTCCATTACATCCATAATCCTGCACACAACTACTCCTGCAGAGaggtacaacacacacacacacacacagtcttgcAGAGAGGTATAACACACATACCTACTCCTGCAGAGaggtacaacacacacactcctgtagagaagtacaacacacacaatcCTGCAGATTGGCATCTAACACATACTATTGGGACAGGAGAATCCAAAAACCTAATCCACATTTAAGTGTCTATGTTCAAGAGGGCAGGACAGAGCGATAATTATTGTAATGTATAATCCCTTTACCTATATAACTTTGTCAAAGCAGAGAAACATTTTCCTCATTCAACTTTTCATAATATCCACGTACTCAAGATAGCTAGGACCTTTGCCTCAGGAGATAGATAAAGCAGCTAGCGGGCCAGTGGAGCAGGCTGAGGACTGAGCACGTGCAGAACACTCACTCTGGCAGGCCCAACACCCACAAACATCTCCAGGAACTCAGAGCCATTGACGGTGATGAAGGGCACATTGGCCTCCCCTGCAGTGGCCTTGGCCAGCAGAGTTTTTCCTGTGCCAGGCGGCCCTGTGAGGATTGCCCCCTGCGCAGCAGACAGGGGGAgtgagagaacaagagaggaGATGAGAGACAGGCTGTCTGGGGGAACCTCTTTCAAATCTGATTCTTAAACTGAAGTCTATATATCCATTAcggatgtgtgtgcgtgtgtgtctatgtgcatttgtgtgcatgtgtgtgtgcatgtgtgctttcgCGTGTATGCATGCACCTTGGGGATCTTGGCTCCCAGGTCCTGGTACTGCTTGGGGTTCTTCAGGAAGTTTACAAACTCCATGATCTCCAGCTTGGCCTCCTCGCAGCCTGCCACGTCCTTGAACTTGACATCGATCTCGTCGCGCAGTACTTTGGCGGTGGTCTCACCCACGCTGAAGAGCCCGCCCATGCCCCGCCCTGGCCGCCCCGCCCCAGCTGGTCCCCGCCGCAGCGTAAAAAGCAGGAAGCCAATGATGAGCACCGTGGGTAGCATGCTGAGCAGGAAGGACCTGGAGGAAGAGCAGGACGAGGTGTTTGTGTAGGGCTGCCAAATGCTTTTGTGAGCAGGTGAACActtataataaatgtattgttgcATAAGGCACTGCATGAATTACTGGGGTACTTTCATCTCTGCTGGCAATCCCTACAGAAATAATCTGCATGTCACCATAATATGTTTCAGTCTCTACTAACCAACCAGCATTAAAATTAGATATAGCAGGGCGGCTGTGGAGAGCATTGATTGCTAAGCTGGTTTAGGTTACGCAGGGCAAAGCTGTGGTTCATGATCTTGATTGAATCATATTATCAGCGTATCAGCATGTAGTACATGCATCCTAACTGCCAATATTCTCACTGCCAACTAATTCAAACATGGGGGTCTTTCAATTAGCAGGAACAAATTTAAGCcagaattacatttttcatctcGCTATGGTCATGAAAACAGTGCCCTCTGTGGGAGACCATAGGTCTCTACTATACTGCTGTACTGGATTTCTGTAATCAATGCAAATTTAAGGCTCTGGTCACCAGTAAGTTTATGGTAGCTATTGTGCCCTCTAGAGGATACtctgcgaaaaaaaaaaaaaactgcatgaaaacCTCTGTCTTTACATAAAATTAGTTTGCTTTTTAACTGGAGAAGCAAAACctatacaaaacacaacaaaaaatcaCCTGCAATTGCCTCTACATCAAAAGCAATCCTGTAATGACAACCTGTTTTTCCAATATGCACTTTGTAATGATATCATCTATCATTTCCATCTCCAGAATCAATGCCTGCAAAGCTGCTGGGCCCAACAACATACCTGGCCGTGTGCTGAAGGACTGTGCAGAGGAGCTCAAAGATGTCTTTACAGACATCTTCAACACCTCCCTGAGCCAGGCAGTTGTCCCTACCTGCTTCAAAGCAACCACAATAATACCTGTGCCAAAGAAGCCATCTCCATCCAGCTTCAATGACTACCGCCCTGTTGCACTGACGCCCATCTTAATGAAGTGCTTCGAACGGTTAGTCATGCAGCACATCAAatccatcctccctccctccctggaccCATTCCAGTTTGCATATCGAGCCAACCGGTCCACAGATGACGCAATCTCCACTGCTATACACTCAGCCCTCACCCATCTGGAAAAGAAGGACTCatatgtgagaatgctgttcatagacttcagctcagcattcaacacaatcatccccatgcagttaattcagaaactggatcaCCTGGGCCTTAGCACTTCACTATGCAACTGGTTACTGGACCTCCTCACTGGAAGACCACAGGCAGTTTGGGTCGGCAACCACACATCTAGCAACATCATACTGAACACTGGAGCCCCTCAGGGATGTGTGCTTAGCCCCCTTCTCTTTACGCTGCTGacccatgactgcacaccaaagtacagctccaacatcttcatcaaatttgcggatgacacaactgtggtggGTTTCATCACCAACAAAGATGAGGGTAACTACAGGACAGAGGTGAGCCAACTTGCCAAGTGGTGCGGCGACAacaatctctccctgaatgtgatgaaaacaaaggagatggtcgTCGACTTCTGGAGAGAGCACGCCCAGCATCATCCTCTGACCatcaatggtgcagctgtggagagggtgagtagcaccaagtttctgggtgtgcacataacagaagacctctcctggt
Encoded proteins:
- the LOC118771114 gene encoding AFG3-like protein 2 isoform X2, with amino-acid sequence MYFLSGTAFWATVSYYYFFRNAGREVTWKDFVNSYLAKGVVDRLEVVNKRYVKVIFAPGKTPVDGQYVWFNIGSVDTFERNLETAQMDMGIEGENRLPVVYSTESDGSFLLSMLPTVLIIGFLLFTLRRGPAGAGRPGRGMGGLFSVGETTAKVLRDEIDVKFKDVAGCEEAKLEIMEFVNFLKNPKQYQDLGAKIPKGAILTGPPGTGKTLLAKATAGEANVPFITVNGSEFLEMFVGVGPARVRDLFVLARKNAPCILFIDEIDAVGRKRGRGNFGGQSEQENTLNQLLVEMDGFNTATNVVVLAGTNRPDILDPALMRPGRFDRQIYIGPPDIKGRASIFKVHLRPLKLESDLDKEVLARKMAALTPGFSGADIANVCNEAALIAARHLSDAINQKHFEQAIERVIGGLEKKTQVLQPEEKKTVAYHEAGHAVAGWYLEHADPLLKVSIIPRGKGLGYAQYLPKEQYLYTKEQLLDRMCMTLGGRVSEEIFFGRITTGAQDDLRKVTQSAYAQIVQFGMNDKVGQVSFDLPRQGEMVLEKPYSEATARLIDTEVRELISTAYTRTHALLAERKTEVEKVALRLLEKEVLDKNDMVELLGSRPFVEKSTYEEFVEGTGSMEEDTSLPQGLKDWNKERDKDSVETTEEQVARQIKGGMPF
- the LOC118771114 gene encoding AFG3-like protein 2 isoform X1; the encoded protein is MADSCDTPIERVNMAHRYLLLSRCSRRLFQNVLPLSVRTNTVQLFKTSVQADSHITLDQGSLLTSVLGAYRRLCSKPPKGFEKYFPNSKNSPKSSESKPTNSEKEAKLTNAQKAVGKSTGGGGGGGGAGGGKRGGRKDDSSWWSRLQKGDIPWDDKEFRMYFLSGTAFWATVSYYYFFRNAGREVTWKDFVNSYLAKGVVDRLEVVNKRYVKVIFAPGKTPVDGQYVWFNIGSVDTFERNLETAQMDMGIEGENRLPVVYSTESDGSFLLSMLPTVLIIGFLLFTLRRGPAGAGRPGRGMGGLFSVGETTAKVLRDEIDVKFKDVAGCEEAKLEIMEFVNFLKNPKQYQDLGAKIPKGAILTGPPGTGKTLLAKATAGEANVPFITVNGSEFLEMFVGVGPARVRDLFVLARKNAPCILFIDEIDAVGRKRGRGNFGGQSEQENTLNQLLVEMDGFNTATNVVVLAGTNRPDILDPALMRPGRFDRQIYIGPPDIKGRASIFKVHLRPLKLESDLDKEVLARKMAALTPGFSGADIANVCNEAALIAARHLSDAINQKHFEQAIERVIGGLEKKTQVLQPEEKKTVAYHEAGHAVAGWYLEHADPLLKVSIIPRGKGLGYAQYLPKEQYLYTKEQLLDRMCMTLGGRVSEEIFFGRITTGAQDDLRKVTQSAYAQIVQFGMNDKVGQVSFDLPRQGEMVLEKPYSEATARLIDTEVRELISTAYTRTHALLAERKTEVEKVALRLLEKEVLDKNDMVELLGSRPFVEKSTYEEFVEGTGSMEEDTSLPQGLKDWNKERDKDSVETTEEQVARQIKGGMPF